From Vicugna pacos chromosome 6, VicPac4, whole genome shotgun sequence, a single genomic window includes:
- the TMEM229B gene encoding transmembrane protein 229B isoform X4 has protein sequence MTLSLMFEARQDLPTHRHSALFGAMSSAEPLTALSRWYLYAIHGYFCEVMFTAAWEFVVNFNWKFPGVTSVWALFIYGTSILIVERMYLRLRGRCPLLVRCLIYTLWTYLWEFTTGFILRQFNACPWDYSQFDFDFMGLITLEYAVPWFCGALIVEQFIIRNTLRLRFDKDAEPGEPSGPLALANGHVKTD, from the exons ATGACTCTCAGTCTCATGTTTGAGGCCAGACAAGATCTGCCAACCCACAGGCAT TCGGCCCTATTTGGAGCCATGTCTTCGGCCGAGCCCCTGACAGCGCTGTCCCGCTGGTACCTGTACGCCATCCATGGCTACTTCTGCGAGGTGATGTTCACGGCGGCCTGGGAGTTCGTGGTGAACTTTAACTGGAAGTTCCCGGGGGTCACGAGCGTGTGGGCGCTCTTCATCTACGGCACGTCCATCCTCATCGTGGAGCGCATGTACCTGCGCCTGCGCGGCCGCTGCCCACTGCTGGTGCGCTGCCTCATCTACACGCTCTGGACCTACCTGTGGGAGTTCACCACCGGCTTCATCCTGCGCCAGTTCAACGCCTGCCCCTGGGATTACTCCCAGTTCGACTTTGACTTCATGGGCCTCATCACCCTGGAGTACGCCGTGCCCTGGTTCTGCGGGGCCCTCATTGTGGAGCAATTCATCATCCGCAACACTCTCCGCCTCCGCTTCGACAAGGACGCCGAGCCCGGGGAGCCCAGCGGCCCCCTGGCCCTGGCCAATGGCCACGTCAAGACTGATTGA
- the TMEM229B gene encoding transmembrane protein 229B isoform X5 yields the protein MSSAEPLTALSRWYLYAIHGYFCEVMFTAAWEFVVNFNWKFPGVTSVWALFIYGTSILIVERMYLRLRGRCPLLVRCLIYTLWTYLWEFTTGFILRQFNACPWDYSQFDFDFMGLITLEYAVPWFCGALIVEQFIIRNTLRLRFDKDAEPGEPSGPLALANGHVKTD from the coding sequence ATGTCTTCGGCCGAGCCCCTGACAGCGCTGTCCCGCTGGTACCTGTACGCCATCCATGGCTACTTCTGCGAGGTGATGTTCACGGCGGCCTGGGAGTTCGTGGTGAACTTTAACTGGAAGTTCCCGGGGGTCACGAGCGTGTGGGCGCTCTTCATCTACGGCACGTCCATCCTCATCGTGGAGCGCATGTACCTGCGCCTGCGCGGCCGCTGCCCACTGCTGGTGCGCTGCCTCATCTACACGCTCTGGACCTACCTGTGGGAGTTCACCACCGGCTTCATCCTGCGCCAGTTCAACGCCTGCCCCTGGGATTACTCCCAGTTCGACTTTGACTTCATGGGCCTCATCACCCTGGAGTACGCCGTGCCCTGGTTCTGCGGGGCCCTCATTGTGGAGCAATTCATCATCCGCAACACTCTCCGCCTCCGCTTCGACAAGGACGCCGAGCCCGGGGAGCCCAGCGGCCCCCTGGCCCTGGCCAATGGCCACGTCAAGACTGATTGA
- the TMEM229B gene encoding transmembrane protein 229B isoform X3: MTLSLMFEARQDLPTHRHQSALFGAMSSAEPLTALSRWYLYAIHGYFCEVMFTAAWEFVVNFNWKFPGVTSVWALFIYGTSILIVERMYLRLRGRCPLLVRCLIYTLWTYLWEFTTGFILRQFNACPWDYSQFDFDFMGLITLEYAVPWFCGALIVEQFIIRNTLRLRFDKDAEPGEPSGPLALANGHVKTD; this comes from the exons ATGACTCTCAGTCTCATGTTTGAGGCCAGACAAGATCTGCCAACCCACAGGCAT CAGTCGGCCCTATTTGGAGCCATGTCTTCGGCCGAGCCCCTGACAGCGCTGTCCCGCTGGTACCTGTACGCCATCCATGGCTACTTCTGCGAGGTGATGTTCACGGCGGCCTGGGAGTTCGTGGTGAACTTTAACTGGAAGTTCCCGGGGGTCACGAGCGTGTGGGCGCTCTTCATCTACGGCACGTCCATCCTCATCGTGGAGCGCATGTACCTGCGCCTGCGCGGCCGCTGCCCACTGCTGGTGCGCTGCCTCATCTACACGCTCTGGACCTACCTGTGGGAGTTCACCACCGGCTTCATCCTGCGCCAGTTCAACGCCTGCCCCTGGGATTACTCCCAGTTCGACTTTGACTTCATGGGCCTCATCACCCTGGAGTACGCCGTGCCCTGGTTCTGCGGGGCCCTCATTGTGGAGCAATTCATCATCCGCAACACTCTCCGCCTCCGCTTCGACAAGGACGCCGAGCCCGGGGAGCCCAGCGGCCCCCTGGCCCTGGCCAATGGCCACGTCAAGACTGATTGA